The Spinacia oleracea cultivar Varoflay chromosome 2, BTI_SOV_V1, whole genome shotgun sequence DNA segment ATGTTCTGTCTATAACCAGCATTGTTTGGTGGCATGTTCTGTCCATAACCAGCATTGTTTGGTGGCATGTTCTGCTGATATCCGGCATTGTTGGGTGGTGGCATGTTCTGCTGATATCCAGCATTGTTGGGTGGTGGCATGTTCTGTGGATATCCCGCATTGGTGGGTGGCATGTTCTGCTGATATCCCGCATTGTTAGGTGGCGCGCCACCAGGGTAGCTGGGTGGTGCACCTCCAGTGTTGGGTGGACCAACCATGTTGCCTCTGGGACCTCCCGTATTAGCTTCTGGACCATTCCTTTCTCCTTGTCTTCTATCGAAGTTCCTAGAATGATCAGCATTCCGTGGTCTGTCATTACGCCTGTTACGATCCTGTGCCTTTGCATTGTTCCTTACCCATTCCTCATGGTATTTCGGATCATATGGAACAGCATGACCATCAATAAAGGGCTCACCTGTTAACAAGGCAACAAAATCAAGGAACAAACCAAATATACTACCAGGGCAAACAATGACATGTTACTGTATCCTTCCCAGGTCGAATAACCAACTAATTGCAGCATTGCACAAAAAACACAAACTACTTTAACAAAGTTCAAAGCATAATGCAGTAATGCACTAAAGAACAACAAAGATAGATTTCAAAACCAATACCAAAGAATCGCAGAATGTCCCATctacaaaataaaataaccaAAATGCTATCAAATATATCGTTTTCTTACCCCCGTAGTCTTTGTTTTTAACATCCAAGTATGAGTCAGGAAGGACCCAACGAACATTTGGCAACTCTGCATAAAACATAAAACAGAGGGAACAAACCATTAGCTTTTTGCTTTTCACAAACCAGATGCTGAATTGGCTTTTAAGCAAATAAAGTAAAACCTTTAAGCTTGTATGTTAATTCCTCAGACACCAAGGCACCAAAGGCAAAATAATGTCTGGTAGAGACAGAGTATATCTTCATCCTTGCTTCTTCTTCACTGAAATTTTAATAGACCACAACCAAAAACAGAAACCAGAAACCAAGTTAAACACAAACCAGTAGCTAAAACAAAGACCACTCAGAGCAAGAAATGTACACAAATGATCCAATTAAATGTCACCTCCAGTTCTCCACATTCCCGAGCCagggaaaaatcaagaaaaagaatGAAATAGTAGTTTAAGACTTTAAGTGGCCATACGCATTATACATGGATGAATCCTCACACTTCAAACATCTATTGTTAAGTATGAAGCACCCTCTTTTCAGCTTACCATGCTCTAGCAATAAGCATGCATATTGGTATATTGTTGAGGATAGAATATCATATAAGTATAGACTTCTATAGTTGTATTAGATACCATATTACATAACTCTATCTCATATGATATTCTATCCTCCGTAGTTATCCTCAACATATTAACTACTTCTAGACCAACTACGCACAAGGAGACATGAAACAAGTCACAGCCCTTGTAAACCCTACAGCCACAGCTGTAACCCAAATTAACCTTCATTGTAAGGCTACATTCTAATAGCAAAAACTTATCTTCGtcacaaaactaaaaaccaggGTAAAAGTGCACCTACATTGCAGTATTTTAGAGCAGTAGGTAATCATGAAAGGCCAGTAGTATTTACATTACTTCTCTTTATGCTGTCAGACTGCATGATCTAGCAGATGGATCTTTGGACAAACTAATTAATAAGAACGCCACAACTAGGATTGatgaaaacaacaacaaatcagtACAAATCATGGACATTCCTTTATGCTTTATTGTTGTTTTCATCTCTTAATTCAAGAGAAATTCTTTATTACTTCCAATTCATCAACATAATCCAATTCTTTATTACTGTGAACTCTAAGCAGCCACACAGACCCCGCCACCCCCTGTCAGCACTCAGCACAAGCACGGAAGTACAAAATCATGTAAATGATAATATACAGTGTAAACAAAAATACAGTTGCAAAGAGGAAAATCAATCATTACCGTCAAACACAACTACCCATAGGCTATACCATTACTCCAATCATAACCACATTAATCTATTGCAAACCAAATGGAGGAGTCCTGGGTTAGAGAGTTAGAGACTCAGAGGAGGATGAAAAAGCTTCAACTTTTTATACTTGCCAGAATCTTCTTTATTCATATTAGTGCATATCTTTACATAAAATTGAAAAAACCAAACCCCAACAATATGCAATATTTAAACCAAATAATCGAATTTACATCCAAGAGACATTTAAAAGCAAGAAATCAAAGCAAAAACAAAATGTATTACAAGTAGATGCAAAATGAAACGATAAATCACCAATCAACAAATATATCAAACACTGGATGCCGAAATAGTTTAATTAGGTGATACACAAGACCTCCAACCAAATCCTGTCTACATCACTACGCTTTGTGTCAGTTCACTGTACCCCCAAACAAAATCACCAAACAAAAAACATACTTAAATCTGGAATGTAACCGAAAACGAAAACGAAAACTCTAGAAAAATGAGGAAAAGTACCTTCCGATAACTTGAGCTAGGGTTTTGACGAAAGAGTCAATTATGTCATCGCGGGTAGAATTTTCGGGAGGAGGCTCAGTAACAACAAGCCAGTGCTCAAAATCACAGCCATCAAGCAAGATTGTTTCCTTAGGAGGGCGATTCGTCCAATTAGGTTTATCGTCGCTAAGAGAGTTCTGCGACTGACGAGCCGAGAAGCTTCGGAAAGCGGTAAAGGGTAAAGAAGAATGGTGGAGAGAAacggcggcggcggcggcggcggtgAGGGGGCGGAgacgaaagagagagaaaggggtgGTTGGAATTTTGGTGGGAGTTGCAGCGGAGAAGCGGCGGGAGAGGAGGAGCAAAGAGGATACAACTTTCTTTTGAGCCATGGAAACTGACAAATATTGTTCAGAAAGGAGTATCTTTGATGAACGTTGATATTTAtaggccctgttcggcaaaagtagcggtagcgggtagcggttcagtagcgggtaacggttggagtagcgggtagcggtcaaTAGTAGtgggtaacggttagctgtcaaaggtAGCGGGTAACTgatatgagtgttcggtaaaagtagcggttgatattataaaataaaataaaaggtgaaatattatttaaaactttattataaatttgtcaaacgctaccgctaccttaaacgctactaattttaacgtttgataaaagctactcaaccgctacctctaccgctaaccgctacctaaatcgctacctcgccaaacacttacaaatttataagtagcgtcttgactcggtcaaaacgctacccgctacctcaaaagctaccgccgaacacgcccttagtagcgtttaaggtagcgggtagcgtttgacaaatttataataaagttttaaataatattcttgcttttatttttatttttataatatccaccgctacttttaccgaacactcatattagttaccgctactttgacagctaaccgctacccgctactattcaccgctCCTCGCTACtctaaccgctacccgctactcaaccgataaccgctacccgctaccgctaatATTGCCGAACATGGCCATAGTACAAGAATATAATAATCCAACTACTACTAAACTTCTTTCTTAGCCTCTTACTCCCTccctctctttttgttttttacgtttttttttttgggtttcccaaaatgttctttacatttccttttatagcatcacataaatgacttaatattctatcaaaatttgtgtctcattattattttaaccaataaaattcattgagtcatttaatctctcacactttttcattggggcAATagctttttctcattttcccaataacagaattttgataagagtgaaaacattataaataaacgtaatattCCTCGTTTACATAAAAAACTTAGAAGAATCataatgcacattaattagtcgttaaaatgCGTGTAAAATagcaaacgtaaaaaacaaaaagagacggagggagtagtacttAGTAGTACTAGGGTTTTGGATCTCTATAATTCTAAAATAATATTCCATCAATTTCTAAATAAAGTgtcattttttcatttttggcgTTCCCTTATAAGCGCCACTTTTCTACTTTTGAACAGGAGAAAACTATTGTGACCCAGTGGGTCGTTTACCCACCTGATGTGGCAAGACAAGTGGCATGCTGACAAGACATAAAAAATGACATGGACTGAGTGATTTCCAAGACAAATTAAATGGATATTATTCATGTTTACCCATCTCAAAATTTGGGCATTAATTCCCCTTGTTCCCATAACAATTAATTGCAAGGATTTAATCTTTTCCAAGctgctcctttttttttttaattggaaGGGTTCGACTGATATTCGTCATtgtcttttatttttttcactCCCCCTCCCATTTCTTTATGCTTTTTGCATCTAGATTAACATGGAAATTATaggcatataaaataatataatttttattaGTAGTGTATTTTTAAAACATAGTGAGTTATTTTTATCATTTACTTGTAATATAATGTGTATAATTACTTCTCGTAAAAACATGTTTTTTTGGTAGTTTGGTACATACCGACCCACCCTATGTTATACTCTTGGATTCGTCGTTGTGTGTATTGTCAACACTTCTGCATGGTTTATCTCTACAAATGGGATAAGGCTGGAAAAAAATGCATATGAAGAGACCATTGTGGTTGCGTAGTACTCCTCCAATTGAGGATTTGAGCTGCTCTTTATTAATTATTGTAGGTCCAGACCGAAAAAATGGACCGGATAGAAGGCAATCGGTCCGGTCTTCGGGTCGAGAAATTTCAATTTCCGGTCTTCGATCCGATCCAGCCCAAAACCCGATTTTGAACCGAACCGATTTTtccttaataatatataatataacctaaaatttttattctctcctttaatatgttgtaaatattactatattgtaatttattttattttagtttccaaaaaAAGCCTTAAAacaattagttttttttaatatattttttcttttttaccataatttttataaaaaataaaaaatatatagaaataggtctacaaccggtccaaaccggtccggtccgggttttgGACCGATTTTCCCAATCCGGTCCGGAATCGGTCCAAGCATAATCGGTCCGATTTTcgatcttgaattttcaaaatttcgGTCTTCGGTCCGATCCGGTCTGGGTTTGGACCGATGAACCTTACAACAATTCGATGAAATCTGGAAATCAATTGCTTTGGGCATGATTTTCAAATTTAAAAGATTTTTTTAATGTTACTTCTAACCGATGTAATATTTTTAGATGAACCTATATAATCATTAATTTTGTTGTAATTTATGTTAATATTAGTCATTTGTAATATTAATCAAAATatagaatttttaattttattctttCAAATTTCTTAGGAATTTTTAGTTTTATCCTTTCAAATTTATTAGGAACTTCTCATTTTATCCTTTCAGAATAACATGCCAATAATAGTACGTAGCTACTCATTTACAGTTGTAGCACATACCGGGATATGAATAAGTCGATGCACTAGGAAACAACTCGTGAACAAGTTAAAACTCCGTCAAATAGAAAGTCGTTTAAGTTATGAACTCGTGAAACTTGTTATCAAGCTTAACTCGAACAACCTAATATA contains these protein-coding regions:
- the LOC110775300 gene encoding multiple organellar RNA editing factor 8, chloroplastic/mitochondrial yields the protein MAQKKVVSSLLLLSRRFSAATPTKIPTTPFSLFRLRPLTAAAAAAVSLHHSSLPFTAFRSFSARQSQNSLSDDKPNWTNRPPKETILLDGCDFEHWLVVTEPPPENSTRDDIIDSFVKTLAQVIGSEEEARMKIYSVSTRHYFAFGALVSEELTYKLKELPNVRWVLPDSYLDVKNKDYGGEPFIDGHAVPYDPKYHEEWVRNNAKAQDRNRRNDRPRNADHSRNFDRRQGERNGPEANTGGPRGNMVGPPNTGGAPPSYPGGAPPNNAGYQQNMPPTNAGYPQNMPPPNNAGYQQNMPPPNNAGYQQNMPPNNAGYGQNMPPNNAGYRQNMPQGNPGYSHNRGGAPPPSYGGQGNPGYGGNTNQTGGGMPYQNVQTGNQNQNYPPQNRNYQQDVPGRDGPNYQ